In one window of Photorhabdus laumondii subsp. laumondii DNA:
- a CDS encoding neuraminidase-like domain-containing protein translates to MNTLKPEYQQALGADFNLTDICHLSFDELRKKVKDKLSWSQTQSLYLEAQQMQKDNLLHEARILKRANPQLQSAVHLALTTPHADQQGYNSRFGNRASQYAAPGAISSMFSPAAYLTELYRQARNLHAEGSIYHLDTRRPDLKSLVLSQKNMDTEISTLSLSNNMLLNSIKTQTNLDSHAEVMEKLSTFRPSGSMPYHDAYESVRKIIQLQAPVFEQLSVFPETTLSQLKYQASLLDINASVSPELFTILTKEITGSTTETLYNNNFGDIKPSLTKKLEYLKSYYNLSDEEFSDFLKIRTILLPEEEITITEPASHTTNTQQTIEKTDYRALLKINKFIYLFKAINLSPTVLSGILRSISPEFNINEEVLKKIFCIKYYMQRYGIDAETALILCKATISQHSNDGHPSQFDRLFNSPKLNGQGFSTNGTPEINLNLSNTNDRNKTVLKLAFNLDDISLNRLLKVTNPVNTTEMITNDIENLSHLYRTKLLADIHQLTIDELSLLLITIGEEKTNLSTINNTDLVTLIDKLYAVTRWLRTQKWSVYQLFVMTTTNYDKTLTPEIQNLLDTVYNGLQNFDKKKAKTKEELLKAISPYIAAALQLPSEHAAYFILTWADKLEPGTGNMTAEKLWNWLRINPVTAQPEFQKQAELVVQYCQCLAQLALIYRSIGLNENTLRLFVTKPQHFVIKTKKTETIEATETTETIPAHDVSTLMSLTRFADWVNSLGKNASSVLTEFEKKTLTTELLAKAMNLDEKLLSQAKTQAETDLSNWSSIDSLLQWINISHQLNISPQGVSALTQILNTESSSDYTQWENVAAILTSGLNTQKANTLHAFLDESRSAALSTYSIYSHNQKDREERKHTVIKDRDDLYQYLLIDNQVSSAIKTTEIAEAIASIQLYINRALKNMEEDTDTSVTSRSFFTNWDKYNKRYSTWASIAKLLYYPENYIEPTLRIGQTKMMDALLQSISQSQLNTDTVEDAFKSYLTSFEQVANLEVISAYHDNINNDQGLTYFIGRSKTEVNQYYWRSVDHNKFSEGKFPANAWSEWHKIDCPINPYEDTIRPVIFQSRLYITWLEQKKVTHRSEGETLPKVEALSEIKTDKQGSKTTTSYYYELKLAHIRYDATWNTPITFDVDKKISDLNLEANKVLGLYCASYQGKDKLLVMFYQKGPEQASYINAPMQGLYISSNMSQEEMNPNDYKLNIHKQLDTHTATNSVIRVNNRYAESYEIPSSVNNNNGYDWGEGYLSMVYGGSILITRNQSDNSKIQISPKLRIIHNGYEGRQRNQCNLMKKYGKPKDKFIIYTTLGINQNNLSNKKFIYPVYQYEGNASQLSQGRLLFYRDSATNFVRAWLPNLPSGSQEMSITTGGNISGNYGYIDNKHSNNNPFKEYFYMDDHGGIDTDVSGPMFINTNIQPSNVKITVKTVKEDGKLTSEPYTANDKVSVKPPLNFEEMCYQFNGLKEIDVSKLVFKNNEASIDITFTAFADAFESGQKERNLGEEHFSIRIIKKSETNNVLSLHSNSSGAQYMQWGAYRTRLNTLFARKLISRANAGIDTILSMETQNIQELQLGKGFYATFVIPPYNPSTHGDERWFKLYIKHVSDNNSHIIYSGQLKDTNISITLFIPLDDIPLNQDFHAKVYMTFKQSPSDGSWSGPHFIRDNKGIITINSSSILTHFESVNVLNNVSSEPMDFNGANSLYFWELFYYTPMLIAQRLLHEQNFDEANRWLKYVWNPSGHIANGQKQYPHTWNVRPLQEDTSWNDDPLGSFDPDAIAQYDPMHYKVASFMRTLDLLIEQGDYAYRQLERDTLAEAKMWYMQALHLLGDKPHLSLSSTWNDPELEEAADLEKQKTHAKAVADLRQGQSTGGSNTDLFLPQVNEVMLSYWQKLEQRLYNLRHNLSIDGQPLHLPIFATPADPKALLSAAVASSQGGNNLPSAFISVWRFPHMLENARSMVSQLTQFGSTLQNIIERQDAEALNTLLQNQAAELVLTNLSIQDKTIEELDVEKTVLEKTRAGAQSRFDSYSKFYNEDINAGEKQAMALRASVAGISTALQASHLAGAALDLAPNIFGFADGGSHWGAIAQATGNVMEFSASVMNTEADKISQSEAYRRRRQEWEIQRNNAETELKQIDAQLGSLVVRREAAVLQKTSLKTQQEQTHAQLTFLQHKFSNQALYNWLRGRLSAIYFQFYDLTVARCLMAEMAYRWETNDAAARFIKPGAWQGTHAGLLAGETLMLNLAQMEDAHLKQEQRVLEVERTVSLANIYKEKGQFSLTEKIAELMKNKLVTAGSGNNTLKFGTGNAQTSLQASISLADLQIRHDYPENSGVGNVRRIKQISVTLPALLGPYQDVQAILSYSGDVTGLAESCKSLAVSHGMNDSGQFQLDFNDGKFLPFEGIDIDKGTLTLSFPNAIGEGSKEGKQKTMLESLSDIILHIRYTIRQ, encoded by the coding sequence ATGAACACACTCAAGCCCGAATATCAACAAGCGTTAGGAGCAGATTTTAATCTAACCGATATTTGCCATCTCTCTTTTGACGAACTTCGCAAAAAAGTGAAGGACAAACTCTCATGGTCACAGACCCAGAGCTTATATCTTGAAGCACAGCAGATGCAAAAGGATAACCTGCTGCATGAAGCCCGTATTCTGAAACGCGCAAACCCTCAATTACAAAGTGCGGTACATCTTGCCCTGACAACTCCTCATGCCGACCAGCAAGGTTACAATAGCCGATTTGGCAACCGCGCCAGTCAGTATGCAGCCCCTGGCGCAATTTCCTCCATGTTTTCTCCTGCGGCTTATCTGACTGAACTTTATCGTCAGGCACGAAATTTACATGCTGAAGGTTCCATTTATCATCTGGATACACGTCGCCCAGATCTAAAATCATTGGTACTCAGCCAGAAAAATATGGATACGGAGATTTCCACACTTTCTCTGTCTAATAACATGTTACTGAACAGTATTAAGACTCAGACTAATTTGGACAGCCACGCTGAAGTGATGGAAAAGTTATCAACCTTCCGCCCTTCTGGCTCAATGCCATATCACGATGCTTATGAAAGTGTACGTAAGATTATTCAATTACAGGCTCCAGTATTTGAGCAATTAAGTGTATTCCCAGAAACAACACTCTCTCAATTGAAGTATCAAGCTTCCCTGTTGGATATTAATGCTTCCGTTTCACCAGAGTTATTTACTATTCTGACAAAAGAGATTACCGGGTCTACTACTGAAACTCTTTATAATAATAATTTTGGTGATATTAAACCTTCTCTGACAAAAAAACTGGAATATCTGAAAAGTTATTACAATCTGAGTGATGAAGAGTTTAGCGACTTCCTTAAAATAAGAACTATACTTCTCCCAGAAGAAGAAATAACAATTACTGAGCCTGCATCGCATACTACTAATACACAACAAACTATCGAAAAGACTGATTATCGTGCTCTGTTGAAAATTAATAAATTTATTTATCTATTCAAAGCTATAAACTTATCACCAACGGTATTAAGTGGAATCCTCCGCAGTATCAGTCCAGAATTCAACATCAATGAAGAAGTGTTAAAAAAAATCTTCTGTATTAAATACTATATGCAACGCTACGGTATTGATGCTGAAACTGCATTAATACTGTGCAAAGCAACCATTTCACAACATAGCAATGACGGTCATCCAAGCCAGTTTGATCGTTTATTTAATTCCCCAAAACTAAATGGTCAGGGTTTTTCCACCAATGGCACTCCAGAGATTAATTTAAACCTCAGCAATACCAATGACAGAAACAAAACTGTACTTAAACTTGCTTTTAACCTCGATGATATTTCATTAAATCGACTACTAAAGGTTACCAATCCGGTCAATACTACCGAAATGATAACTAATGATATAGAGAATCTTTCTCATCTCTATCGGACAAAATTACTGGCAGATATCCATCAGTTAACTATTGATGAGTTAAGTTTACTACTAATTACCATAGGTGAAGAAAAAACCAACTTATCTACCATCAATAATACTGATCTGGTCACCCTGATTGATAAACTCTATGCCGTCACTCGCTGGCTACGTACACAGAAGTGGAGTGTCTATCAGTTATTTGTGATGACCACCACCAACTATGACAAAACCCTGACACCAGAAATCCAAAACTTACTGGATACTGTATATAACGGTCTGCAAAACTTTGACAAGAAAAAGGCAAAAACCAAAGAAGAGCTATTAAAAGCCATATCTCCTTATATCGCCGCTGCTTTACAATTACCATCTGAACATGCGGCATATTTCATACTCACCTGGGCAGATAAACTAGAACCCGGTACAGGAAACATGACAGCGGAAAAATTATGGAACTGGTTGCGAATAAATCCCGTTACCGCTCAACCAGAATTCCAAAAACAAGCTGAACTCGTGGTCCAGTATTGCCAGTGTCTAGCACAACTAGCGCTGATTTACCGTTCCATCGGCCTTAACGAAAATACCTTACGTCTGTTTGTGACAAAGCCACAACACTTTGTTATTAAAACCAAAAAAACCGAAACAATTGAGGCAACTGAAACAACCGAGACAATACCAGCACATGATGTATCAACACTCATGTCACTAACGCGTTTTGCTGACTGGGTTAACTCACTCGGTAAAAACGCCTCTTCTGTACTGACCGAATTTGAAAAGAAAACATTAACAACAGAGCTATTGGCTAAGGCCATGAATCTCGATGAAAAGCTGCTGTCACAAGCTAAGACCCAGGCAGAAACTGATTTATCCAACTGGTCATCTATCGACAGCCTATTACAGTGGATTAACATCTCACATCAATTGAACATCTCTCCACAAGGTGTTTCAGCACTAACGCAAATATTAAATACAGAATCCTCCTCTGACTATACCCAATGGGAAAACGTCGCTGCGATATTAACCTCCGGGCTGAACACCCAAAAAGCCAATACCCTACATGCATTTCTAGATGAGTCTCGCAGTGCTGCGTTAAGTACATACTCTATTTATTCTCATAACCAAAAAGATCGAGAAGAAAGAAAACATACGGTAATTAAAGACCGTGATGATCTATATCAATACCTACTAATCGATAACCAAGTTTCCTCAGCTATCAAAACCACGGAGATTGCGGAAGCTATCGCCAGTATCCAACTGTATATTAACCGCGCATTGAAAAATATGGAGGAAGATACCGACACAAGTGTCACCAGCCGTTCATTCTTCACCAACTGGGATAAATACAACAAACGCTACAGCACCTGGGCCAGCATTGCTAAGCTCCTTTACTACCCGGAAAATTACATTGAGCCAACATTGCGGATCGGCCAGACAAAAATGATGGATGCGCTACTGCAATCCATTAGCCAGAGTCAATTGAATACCGATACCGTAGAAGATGCCTTTAAATCTTATCTAACGTCATTCGAACAGGTGGCTAATTTAGAAGTCATCAGCGCCTATCATGACAACATTAATAATGACCAAGGATTAACCTATTTTATCGGACGCAGTAAAACAGAAGTGAATCAATATTATTGGCGCAGTGTAGATCACAATAAATTCAGCGAAGGTAAATTCCCCGCTAATGCCTGGAGTGAGTGGCACAAAATTGACTGCCCAATTAATCCCTACGAAGATACTATCCGCCCGGTAATTTTCCAATCCCGCCTGTATATTACCTGGCTGGAACAAAAGAAGGTAACTCATCGATCAGAAGGAGAAACTCTACCAAAAGTAGAAGCTCTATCAGAAATAAAAACTGACAAACAAGGAAGCAAAACCACCACAAGCTATTATTATGAACTAAAATTGGCACATATTCGTTATGACGCTACCTGGAATACACCAATTACCTTTGATGTAGATAAAAAAATATCTGATCTCAATCTAGAAGCGAATAAAGTGTTAGGGCTCTATTGTGCGAGTTATCAAGGCAAAGATAAGTTATTGGTGATGTTTTACCAAAAAGGTCCTGAACAGGCGAGTTATATAAATGCTCCCATGCAAGGGTTATATATCTCTTCCAATATGTCACAAGAAGAGATGAATCCTAATGATTATAAACTTAATATTCATAAACAGCTTGATACCCATACTGCAACCAATAGTGTTATAAGAGTCAATAACCGCTATGCAGAAAGCTACGAAATCCCTTCATCGGTAAACAATAATAATGGTTATGATTGGGGAGAAGGCTATCTGAGTATGGTATACGGCGGGAGTATTCTAATTACCCGCAACCAAAGCGATAATTCAAAAATCCAAATCTCACCAAAGTTAAGAATTATTCATAATGGATATGAAGGTCGACAACGTAATCAGTGCAATCTGATGAAAAAATATGGCAAACCAAAAGATAAATTTATTATTTATACCACGCTAGGCATTAACCAAAATAATTTGTCAAATAAAAAATTCATCTACCCTGTTTATCAATATGAAGGAAATGCCAGCCAGCTTAGTCAAGGAAGACTTCTATTTTATCGGGATAGTGCCACTAATTTTGTAAGAGCCTGGCTCCCTAACCTTCCCTCTGGCTCTCAAGAAATGTCCATAACCACCGGCGGTAACATTAGTGGTAATTATGGTTATATTGATAATAAACATAGTAACAACAATCCATTCAAAGAATATTTCTACATGGATGACCACGGCGGTATTGACACTGATGTTTCGGGGCCAATGTTTATTAATACAAATATTCAGCCTTCAAACGTTAAAATCACAGTGAAAACAGTGAAGGAGGATGGAAAATTAACTAGTGAGCCATATACAGCGAACGACAAAGTTTCAGTTAAACCACCACTCAACTTCGAAGAAATGTGTTACCAGTTTAATGGTCTCAAAGAAATAGACGTCTCCAAACTAGTATTTAAAAATAATGAAGCAAGTATTGATATCACCTTTACAGCATTTGCTGATGCATTTGAAAGTGGTCAGAAAGAACGTAACCTAGGCGAAGAACATTTTAGTATTCGTATTATCAAAAAATCGGAGACTAATAATGTCCTATCCCTTCACAGTAATTCAAGCGGGGCACAATATATGCAATGGGGAGCCTATCGTACTCGCCTTAATACGCTGTTTGCCCGTAAATTAATTAGCCGCGCCAACGCGGGGATCGACACTATTTTGAGCATGGAAACTCAAAATATTCAGGAGCTACAATTAGGCAAAGGTTTCTATGCTACATTCGTAATACCTCCCTATAACCCATCAACTCATGGTGATGAACGTTGGTTTAAGCTATATATCAAACATGTCTCTGATAATAACTCACATATTATCTATTCAGGCCAGCTAAAAGATACAAATATAAGCATCACATTATTTATTCCTCTTGATGATATTCCATTGAATCAAGATTTCCACGCCAAGGTCTATATGACCTTCAAGCAATCGCCATCAGATGGTAGCTGGTCGGGTCCTCACTTTATTAGAGATAATAAAGGAATAATAACAATAAACTCCAGCTCCATTTTGACCCATTTTGAAAGTGTCAATGTCCTAAATAATGTGAGTAGCGAACCAATGGACTTCAACGGCGCGAACAGTCTTTATTTCTGGGAACTGTTCTACTATACCCCGATGTTGATTGCTCAGCGTTTGCTGCACGAACAAAACTTCGATGAAGCTAACCGTTGGCTGAAATATGTCTGGAACCCATCAGGCCATATTGCCAATGGTCAAAAGCAGTATCCCCACACTTGGAATGTTCGCCCATTACAAGAGGACACGAGTTGGAACGATGATCCGTTGGGTTCATTTGATCCCGATGCCATAGCGCAATATGATCCAATGCACTACAAAGTCGCTTCCTTTATGCGCACCCTTGATCTGTTGATCGAACAGGGAGATTACGCCTATCGCCAATTGGAGCGGGACACACTCGCCGAAGCCAAAATGTGGTATATGCAAGCATTGCATCTCTTGGGTGATAAACCTCATTTATCACTCAGTTCAACATGGAATGATCCAGAACTAGAAGAGGCCGCAGATCTTGAGAAACAAAAGACACATGCCAAAGCAGTAGCAGATTTACGACAAGGCCAGTCTACAGGTGGAAGCAACACAGATCTTTTCCTGCCACAGGTCAATGAAGTGATGCTGAGCTATTGGCAGAAACTGGAACAACGGCTGTATAACCTGCGCCATAACCTCTCTATTGATGGTCAACCTTTACATTTGCCTATTTTCGCAACACCAGCCGATCCAAAAGCGCTGCTCAGCGCCGCTGTCGCCAGTTCACAAGGTGGAAATAATCTTCCGTCAGCGTTTATATCAGTTTGGCGTTTCCCACACATGCTGGAAAACGCCCGCAGTATGGTCAGTCAACTCACCCAATTCGGCTCCACGTTACAAAATATTATCGAACGTCAGGATGCGGAGGCATTAAACACGCTGTTGCAGAATCAGGCGGCGGAACTGGTATTGACCAATCTCAGCATACAGGACAAAACCATTGAAGAGCTGGATGTTGAAAAAACTGTGCTAGAAAAAACCCGCGCCGGGGCCCAATCACGTTTTGATAGCTACAGCAAATTCTACAATGAAGACATCAACGCAGGTGAAAAACAGGCAATGGCGTTGCGAGCCTCCGTCGCTGGCATCTCTACGGCCCTTCAAGCATCACATCTGGCAGGCGCTGCACTTGATCTGGCCCCCAACATCTTTGGCTTCGCTGATGGTGGTAGCCATTGGGGGGCAATCGCCCAAGCCACAGGTAATGTCATGGAGTTTTCCGCCAGTGTCATGAACACCGAAGCGGATAAAATTAGCCAGTCTGAAGCCTACCGTCGGCGTCGTCAGGAGTGGGAAATTCAGCGTAATAACGCCGAGACAGAGCTGAAACAAATCGATGCTCAACTTGGTTCGCTGGTAGTGCGCCGTGAAGCCGCCGTGTTGCAGAAAACCAGCCTGAAAACGCAACAGGAACAGACTCATGCACAACTGACCTTCCTACAACATAAGTTCAGCAATCAAGCTTTGTACAACTGGCTGCGTGGTCGGCTGTCCGCCATTTACTTCCAGTTCTATGATTTAACAGTAGCTCGCTGTTTGATGGCTGAAATGGCCTATCGCTGGGAGACTAACGATGCCGCAGCACGCTTTATCAAGCCCGGTGCCTGGCAGGGAACCCATGCCGGTTTGCTGGCAGGAGAAACCTTAATGCTGAATCTGGCACAAATGGAAGACGCGCATCTGAAACAGGAGCAACGCGTACTGGAAGTAGAACGTACCGTTTCACTGGCAAATATCTATAAAGAGAAAGGTCAATTTTCCCTGACTGAGAAAATTGCAGAACTGATGAAGAATAAATTAGTCACTGCCGGTAGCGGAAATAACACCCTGAAGTTTGGTACCGGAAATGCCCAAACGTCTCTGCAAGCATCCATTTCGTTAGCTGACTTACAAATTCGTCACGATTACCCAGAAAACAGTGGAGTCGGTAACGTTCGCCGGATTAAACAGATCAGTGTCACCCTGCCAGCACTGTTAGGTCCCTATCAGGATGTGCAGGCGATTCTGTCTTACAGCGGAGATGTCACTGGATTGGCTGAAAGTTGCAAATCGTTGGCGGTTTCTCATGGGATGAATGACAGCGGCCAGTTCCAACTGGATTTCAACGATGGCAAATTCCTGCCATTTGAAGGAATCGACATTGATAAAGGTACGCTGACATTGAGCTTCCCAAATGCAATTGGTGAAGGAAGCAAAGAAGGCAAACAAAAAACCATGCTGGAGAGTCTAAGCGACATCATTCTGCATATTCGCTACACCATTCGCCAATAA